The Candidatus Aminicenantes bacterium genome includes a region encoding these proteins:
- a CDS encoding DapH/DapD/GlmU-related protein — translation MIAAAIDCSRPALEKLLFRDRGLRFWLACFYPSCTFFPLPHVGGNFDTLFVFDLAEFPVAGEAVLRELGRWLKNCDQATPWLYAPENSPFFIVSKAFLAQEKISLKPGLFKRLKAGKKARSLPLAYAIPLLNPETEPRQVESAVIGLQVRTLQKKGVRVEDFGNFFMDGLAPIGKGTTIGPGVVIKGESRIGKDVRIYPNCFIENSLVGDHCLILPGSIIRDSRIANDVQLGPYCHLRNGTLVKQGAKIGNFVEMKKSVFGQNSKAMHLTYVGDARVGRKVNIGAGTLTCNYDGTKKNPTVIEDNVFIGSGTELVAPVTVHRNSYVGAGSTITENVPRNALAIARQRQRNIPGWVLRKRKKKA, via the coding sequence ATGATTGCCGCGGCAATTGACTGTTCCCGCCCCGCGCTCGAAAAATTGCTTTTCCGCGACCGCGGCCTGCGTTTCTGGCTGGCCTGCTTTTACCCATCGTGCACGTTTTTCCCCCTGCCTCACGTTGGGGGCAACTTTGATACCCTGTTCGTATTTGATTTGGCCGAATTTCCGGTTGCCGGCGAAGCCGTTCTCCGGGAACTCGGGCGCTGGTTGAAAAACTGCGACCAGGCGACACCATGGCTCTACGCGCCGGAAAACAGCCCCTTTTTCATCGTTTCCAAAGCTTTCCTGGCGCAGGAAAAAATCTCCCTGAAGCCGGGCCTCTTCAAGAGGTTGAAGGCCGGCAAAAAAGCCCGCTCCTTGCCTTTGGCATATGCCATTCCGCTTCTCAACCCGGAAACCGAACCGCGCCAAGTCGAAAGCGCGGTGATCGGCCTCCAGGTTCGCACCCTGCAGAAAAAAGGGGTCCGGGTCGAGGATTTCGGCAATTTTTTCATGGACGGCCTGGCGCCAATCGGCAAGGGCACCACGATCGGACCGGGAGTGGTCATCAAGGGGGAATCGCGGATCGGCAAGGATGTCCGGATTTACCCCAATTGTTTCATTGAAAATTCGCTCGTCGGCGACCATTGCCTCATCCTACCCGGGTCAATCATCCGCGATTCGCGCATCGCCAACGATGTCCAGCTCGGCCCCTATTGCCACCTGCGCAACGGCACGCTGGTCAAGCAGGGGGCGAAAATCGGGAACTTCGTCGAGATGAAAAAAAGCGTGTTCGGCCAGAACTCGAAGGCCATGCACCTGACCTATGTCGGCGACGCCCGCGTGGGCAGGAAAGTCAACATCGGCGCCGGCACCCTCACCTGCAATTACGACGGCACCAAGAAAAATCCCACTGTCATCGAAGACAATGTCTTCATCGGCTCCGGCACCGAGCTGGTGGCCCCGGTCACCGTGCACCGCAACAGCTACGTCGGCGCCGGTTCGACCATCACCGAAAATGTCCCGCGTAATGCCCTCGCCATCGCCCGCCAGCGCCAGCGGAACATTCCCGGCTGGGTACTGCGAAAAAGAAAGAAGAAGGCTTAG
- a CDS encoding biopolymer transporter ExbD — MSVDIGASKSKSEPNVVPLCDILLVLLIIFMVITPVLQKGIDIKLPETGGQGPEGPTTAVVLTMESDKTIKINQDPIELNLLENRLRDMYQIRQDKTIFIRADETLPYQEVLRIIDIAKGAGIEVLGVIPERYATGK; from the coding sequence ATGAGCGTTGATATTGGTGCCAGCAAATCAAAATCAGAACCGAACGTAGTCCCCTTATGCGATATTTTGCTTGTTCTGCTCATCATTTTCATGGTCATCACCCCCGTCCTGCAGAAGGGAATCGATATCAAGCTCCCGGAGACCGGAGGTCAAGGCCCGGAAGGTCCGACAACCGCCGTTGTTCTTACTATGGAAAGCGATAAAACAATAAAAATAAATCAGGACCCCATCGAACTGAACCTGCTGGAAAACAGGCTGCGTGATATGTACCAGATCCGCCAGGACAAGACTATCTTTATCAGAGCCGACGAAACCCTGCCTTACCAAGAAGTACTGCGCATCATCGATATCGCCAAGGGAGCCGGCATTGAAGTCCTCGGCGTTATCCCTGAGCGTTACGCGACCGGCAAGTAG
- a CDS encoding AMP-binding protein: MEPERLLSEYTLTCMLETSVSRFRHRPALGMAFEKPITYGDFYNSVIGMSRILKKQGILKGDRIAILGENSANWGIAYFAAVLSGAIVVPILPDFSEADIHHVLTDSEAKILFTTQRQMEKVLGLREHKLQAVITLDDFNAENDWLPLEPFSKFIEKALNFLRQIPDKIGLKSSDIGEDDIASIIYTSGTSGHSKAVMLSHKNFVVNVLAADTVISVRPDWTFLSVLPLSHTYEFTLGFLFPLLKGARIVYAGKTPTPSVLEKICHQEKPTIIAAVPLIMEKIYKKKVQAAFEKSLFVKLLAKIPGFKMKIYRKIKGKLIDFFGGELQIMAIGGAAINREAEMFLRKSGFPYLIGYGLTESAPLLAGGPWGDATIPVGSTGKPISGVEIKIVGADPRSGIGEIYARGENIMKGYYKNPALTKEVIDDQGWLRTGDLGSFDKFGNLSIRGRCKNMILMSNGENIYPEAIEDKINACMHVSESLVMENKGLLEAWVYLDYDLIDEETRGESEKKKLAYIDELLEKLKGVINPQLAAFSQISRFVEHKEPFEKTATSKIKRYLYTH, from the coding sequence ATGGAACCCGAACGCCTTTTATCCGAGTATACCCTGACCTGCATGCTGGAAACCAGCGTCAGCCGTTTCCGCCACCGTCCCGCCCTGGGCATGGCCTTCGAAAAGCCGATCACCTACGGCGATTTCTACAATTCGGTGATCGGCATGTCCCGTATTTTAAAGAAGCAGGGGATTCTGAAGGGAGACCGAATCGCCATCCTGGGCGAGAACTCCGCCAACTGGGGCATCGCCTATTTCGCCGCCGTGCTCAGTGGGGCCATCGTGGTGCCGATTTTGCCCGACTTTTCCGAAGCCGACATCCACCACGTCCTGACCGACTCGGAGGCCAAAATCCTGTTCACCACCCAGCGGCAGATGGAAAAGGTGCTGGGCTTGCGCGAGCACAAATTGCAGGCGGTGATCACCCTCGACGATTTCAACGCCGAGAACGACTGGCTGCCGTTGGAGCCTTTTTCCAAGTTCATCGAAAAAGCGCTGAATTTTCTCCGCCAGATCCCCGACAAGATCGGCCTGAAATCGAGCGATATCGGGGAAGACGACATCGCCTCGATCATCTACACTTCGGGAACTTCCGGCCACTCCAAGGCGGTCATGCTCAGCCACAAGAATTTCGTCGTCAACGTGCTCGCCGCCGACACGGTGATCTCGGTCCGCCCCGATTGGACCTTCCTGTCCGTTCTGCCCCTGTCGCACACCTACGAGTTCACCCTGGGCTTTTTGTTCCCGCTGCTCAAGGGGGCGCGGATCGTGTACGCCGGCAAAACCCCCACGCCCAGCGTGCTGGAGAAAATCTGCCACCAGGAGAAACCAACCATCATCGCCGCCGTGCCCCTGATCATGGAGAAAATATACAAGAAAAAGGTCCAGGCCGCCTTTGAAAAGAGCCTGTTCGTCAAGCTCCTCGCCAAGATCCCCGGTTTTAAAATGAAAATATACAGGAAGATCAAGGGCAAGCTGATCGATTTCTTTGGCGGCGAGCTCCAGATCATGGCTATCGGCGGAGCGGCCATCAATCGCGAGGCGGAAATGTTCCTGCGCAAGTCGGGCTTCCCTTACCTGATCGGCTACGGGCTGACCGAGTCGGCCCCGCTGCTGGCCGGCGGACCATGGGGCGATGCGACCATACCGGTCGGATCGACCGGCAAACCGATCTCCGGGGTGGAGATCAAGATCGTCGGCGCCGATCCACGCAGCGGGATAGGCGAGATTTACGCCCGCGGCGAAAACATCATGAAAGGGTATTACAAGAACCCGGCCCTGACCAAGGAAGTGATCGATGACCAGGGCTGGCTGCGCACCGGCGACCTGGGCAGTTTTGACAAGTTCGGCAACCTGAGTATCCGCGGCCGCTGTAAGAACATGATCCTGATGTCCAACGGCGAGAACATCTACCCCGAAGCCATTGAGGACAAGATCAACGCCTGCATGCACGTTTCCGAATCGCTGGTGATGGAAAACAAGGGGCTGCTGGAGGCCTGGGTGTACCTCGACTACGACCTGATTGACGAGGAAACCAGGGGCGAGAGCGAGAAGAAAAAGCTGGCCTACATCGATGAATTGCTGGAAAAGCTGAAAGGGGTTATCAACCCCCAGCTGGCGGCCTTTTCGCAGATCTCCCGTTTCGTCGAGCACAAGGAACCGTTTGAGAAGACCGCTACCAGCAAGATCAAGCGCTACTTATACACCCATTGA
- the buk gene encoding butyrate kinase: MPQKLILVINPGNTSTKVAIYEGGSARWVESIKHSDDQLTRFSDMNAQKNFREELIQTFLKEKGIDPAEIQAVAARGGLLKPLASGTYAVNPAMVADLIEARQGSHASNLAAQIGYSIAQKLGITCYIVDPVSVDEAEPLARYSGHRLFSRVMLTHALNMKAVAKRFCREKKLDYRKVTLLVIHLGTGNSLSIHKGGRMIDAVNPAEEGAFSADRSGGLPTLQVARYICENNLPYKTFEKTVFGSGGLFSYLGSKDFLKIKDKYLAGDSETMEVVQAMAYQVAKEAGGLSTVVNGRVDAILVTGGIAFNEFFVELIRQRIQFIALLHVYPGEDEMQALAEGVLRVLSGEEKAKTY, from the coding sequence ATGCCCCAAAAACTGATCCTGGTCATCAATCCCGGCAACACCTCAACCAAGGTCGCCATCTACGAAGGGGGGTCCGCCCGCTGGGTCGAATCGATCAAGCACAGCGACGACCAACTCACCCGCTTTAGCGACATGAACGCCCAGAAGAATTTTCGCGAAGAGTTGATCCAAACCTTCTTGAAGGAAAAGGGGATCGACCCGGCCGAAATCCAGGCCGTGGCCGCTCGCGGCGGGCTGCTCAAGCCCCTGGCCAGCGGCACCTATGCCGTCAACCCGGCGATGGTCGCTGACCTGATCGAAGCCCGCCAGGGCTCCCACGCCTCCAACCTGGCGGCCCAGATCGGCTATTCCATCGCCCAGAAGCTGGGCATCACCTGCTATATTGTCGATCCCGTCTCCGTGGATGAGGCCGAGCCGCTGGCCCGCTATTCGGGCCACCGCCTTTTCAGCCGAGTGATGCTCACCCACGCCCTGAACATGAAGGCCGTGGCCAAGCGCTTCTGCCGCGAGAAAAAACTGGACTATCGGAAAGTGACCTTGCTGGTCATCCACCTCGGGACCGGGAATTCGCTCTCCATCCACAAGGGCGGACGCATGATCGATGCCGTCAATCCCGCCGAAGAGGGCGCCTTCTCCGCCGACCGCAGCGGCGGCCTGCCCACCCTGCAAGTGGCGCGCTACATCTGCGAGAACAACCTGCCCTACAAGACTTTTGAAAAAACCGTTTTCGGCTCGGGCGGCCTGTTCTCCTACCTGGGCAGCAAGGATTTCCTCAAGATCAAGGACAAATACCTGGCCGGCGACAGCGAAACCATGGAGGTCGTGCAGGCCATGGCCTACCAGGTGGCCAAGGAGGCGGGCGGCTTGAGCACCGTGGTCAACGGCCGGGTGGACGCGATCCTCGTCACCGGCGGCATCGCTTTCAACGAGTTTTTCGTCGAGCTGATCCGCCAGCGCATTCAGTTCATCGCCCTGCTGCATGTCTATCCCGGCGAGGACGAGATGCAGGCCCTGGCTGAAGGGGTGCTGCGCGTCCTGAGCGGTGAAGAAAAGGCCAAAACATATTAA
- the mtnP gene encoding S-methyl-5'-thioadenosine phosphorylase, protein MEYAEIGIIGGSGFYDLEGMEGVHSVKLKTPFGAPTERLMLGRLRNRSVAFLSRHGHGHCLNPSEVNYRANLYAMKLLKVEYLFSITAVGSLQEDLRPGELVIPDQYFDMTFKREKTFFENGIVAHVPLADPTCRSLSQLAFRLAKESGLSAHLGGTYCNMEGPQFSSRAESLAYRQMRFSLIGMTQAVEAKLARELEMCFLPLALVTDFDCWHQSGESVTVEMVVANLNKAVAGVKKLLPLIIAAIPEKREACACGSALATSIITAPAMIPEKTYKKLELIVGKYIKSRL, encoded by the coding sequence ATGGAATACGCGGAAATTGGCATCATCGGCGGCAGCGGCTTTTACGACCTGGAAGGCATGGAAGGCGTTCACTCCGTCAAGCTGAAAACCCCGTTCGGAGCGCCGACGGAACGACTCATGCTCGGCCGGCTGCGCAACCGCTCGGTGGCTTTCCTGTCCCGGCACGGCCACGGCCACTGCCTGAACCCTTCCGAGGTCAATTACCGGGCCAACCTCTATGCCATGAAGCTGCTAAAGGTGGAATACCTGTTCTCGATCACTGCCGTCGGCTCGTTGCAGGAAGATCTCAGGCCGGGCGAGCTGGTCATCCCCGACCAGTATTTTGACATGACCTTCAAGCGCGAGAAGACATTCTTTGAAAACGGCATCGTAGCCCACGTGCCGCTGGCCGATCCCACCTGCCGTTCGCTCAGCCAGCTGGCGTTCCGCCTGGCCAAGGAGTCGGGCCTGAGCGCCCACTTGGGCGGGACCTACTGCAATATGGAGGGGCCGCAATTTTCCAGCCGCGCCGAATCCCTGGCCTACCGGCAGATGAGGTTTTCCCTGATCGGCATGACCCAGGCCGTCGAGGCCAAGCTGGCGCGGGAGCTGGAGATGTGCTTCCTGCCACTGGCCCTGGTCACCGACTTCGACTGCTGGCACCAAAGCGGCGAATCGGTCACGGTGGAAATGGTCGTCGCCAACCTGAACAAGGCCGTGGCCGGCGTGAAAAAACTGCTGCCGCTGATCATCGCCGCCATCCCCGAAAAAAGAGAGGCCTGCGCCTGCGGAAGCGCCCTGGCCACGTCGATCATCACGGCGCCGGCCATGATCCCGGAGAAGACCTACAAAAAGCTGGAGCTCATCGTCGGCAAATACATCAAATCCCGCCTATGA
- a CDS encoding RNA polymerase sigma factor codes for MSAAMESILVQRQNPLAAVRALDNFSALLVIRQVMERIFRDDSDLLQSVLAGDVASWQKFVLKYAQAIYRATGKYCDDYDEKMAVFLHILEKLREERFARLRQFTFKAKLSTWLTVVARRLALDFLRAKYGRDFRLKKIRVVSYDAVPAFMKHLADNDTPEQEMAGSEQRQARDRLAQELRQALQGLSAQERLAVQLVYFKGLKIKEVGRLLSVPSIYKFIARALEKIRMQMESRPQFSRSDVSAALGEEAHE; via the coding sequence ATGTCTGCAGCCATGGAAAGCATCCTTGTCCAGCGCCAAAACCCGTTAGCGGCCGTCCGGGCGCTTGACAATTTCAGTGCTTTGCTGGTAATACGGCAGGTAATGGAGCGAATATTCAGGGACGATTCTGACCTGCTGCAATCGGTGCTCGCCGGAGATGTGGCGAGCTGGCAGAAATTTGTTTTGAAGTACGCCCAGGCGATCTACCGGGCGACCGGCAAATATTGCGATGATTACGACGAAAAGATGGCCGTCTTCCTGCACATCCTCGAGAAATTGCGCGAAGAGCGCTTCGCGCGCCTGCGCCAATTCACCTTCAAGGCCAAGCTGTCCACGTGGCTGACCGTGGTCGCGCGCCGCCTGGCCCTTGATTTTTTAAGGGCGAAATACGGGCGCGATTTCCGTCTGAAAAAGATCCGGGTGGTTTCCTACGACGCCGTCCCCGCTTTCATGAAACACCTGGCCGACAACGATACACCTGAGCAAGAAATGGCCGGTTCCGAGCAGCGGCAGGCGCGCGACAGGCTGGCACAGGAGTTGCGCCAGGCGTTGCAAGGCTTGTCGGCCCAGGAACGCCTGGCCGTCCAGCTGGTCTATTTCAAGGGGCTGAAAATCAAGGAGGTGGGGAGGCTGCTCAGCGTGCCTTCCATATACAAGTTCATCGCCCGGGCCCTGGAGAAGATCAGGATGCAGATGGAGAGCCGGCCGCAATTTTCCCGCTCCGACGTTTCGGCCGCCCTGGGGGAGGAAGCTCATGAATGA
- a CDS encoding zf-HC2 domain-containing protein, translating into MNEHIRSEDLAAYVDGLLSVESKSAVENHIAGCSSVICSSATTASGRFPSKKSRQRSRPRMCSGPPLRTRAKLPNGPMALGK; encoded by the coding sequence ATGAATGAGCATATCCGCAGCGAAGACTTGGCGGCCTACGTCGACGGGCTGCTGAGCGTCGAAAGCAAAAGCGCCGTGGAGAACCATATCGCCGGCTGTTCATCGGTTATTTGTTCCTCAGCAACAACCGCTTCTGGCAGGTTCCCGAGCAAAAAAAGCCGACAGCGGTCGAGGCCAAGGATGTGCAGCGGGCCGCCCCTGCGGACGCGGGCAAAACTGCCCAACGGGCCGATGGCGCTGGGAAAATGA